One Cydia splendana chromosome 23, ilCydSple1.2, whole genome shotgun sequence DNA window includes the following coding sequences:
- the LOC134801952 gene encoding probable ATP-dependent RNA helicase DHX35 has protein sequence MADKNGRKVVLATNIAETSVTIPGIVYVIDCGFHKLPYFDPSVGVESLCVCPLSRDNARQRAGRAGRTQRGKCYRLYTEAEFDKLPASVPPEISRSDLSSVLLQLKALGIHNLLRFTFPTPPPAKSLLSGLETLYALKAIDKDGNLTPSLGENMAELPLRPMCAKMLCNSGEYGCVEEALSIACMLQVEGVFTKSATGKDNIAARMSRRNNFEVAEGDIIMYLNVFDSYMKVKNSIQDEKRSKKACREWCQKMYVNHRVMEKACDIRDSLEKLIKRKFGIENKTFEGPDLGTAKCQRIMKCVLSGFFPQAAHLSTDSTYRGVRGAILHISPDSCLFRVQQPSWVVFASVQSSGDKTYMRDMMMINKDWLIETAPHYYKQT, from the exons TGATCGACTGCGGTTTCCACAAGCTGCCCTACTTCGACCCGTCGGTCGGCGTCGAGAGTCTGTGCGTCTGTCCGTTGTCGCGCGACAATGCGCGACAACGCGCCGGCCGCgcgggacgcacgcagaggggCAAGtgttatag ATTATACACAGAGGCGGAATTTGACAAGCTGCCTGCCAGCGTTCCACCGGAGATATCGAGAAGTGATCTGTCATCCGTACTGCTGCAGCTTAAAGCTCTCGGCATACATAATTTACTCAG GTTCACATTCCCAACGCCGCCGCCAGCTAAAAGTCTACTCTCCGGTCTAGAAACACTCTACGCTTTAAAAGCAATAGACAAAGATGGGAACCTGACACCTTCGCTAGGAGAGAATATGGCGGAGTTACCGCTGAGACCCATGTGCGCTAAAATGCTGTGTAATAGCG GCGAATACGGTTGCGTTGAGGAGGCACTGTCGATCGCTTGCATGCTTCAAGTAGAGGGCGTGTTCACGAAGAGTGCGACGGGGAAGGACAACATTGCAGCTAGGATGTCTAGAAGAAATAACTTTGAG GTAGCCGAGGGCGATATAATAATGTACCTAAACGTATTCGATTCTTACATGAAAGTGAAGAACTCGATACAAGATGagaaacggtcgaagaaggcgTGCAGGGAATGGTGTCAAAAGATGTATGTCAACCATCGCGTTATGGAGAAG GCCTGCGACATTAGAGACAGCTTGGAAAAATTAATAAAGAGAAAGTTCGGGATTGAAAATAAAACGTTCGAAGGACCAGACTTAGGAACAG CGAAATGTCAAAGGATAATGAAATGCGTGCTATCGGGATTCTTCCCCCAAGCGGCGCACCTAAGCACAGACTCCACATACAGAGGCGTCAGAGGCGCTATATTACACATCAGCCCGGACAGCTGTCTGTTCAGAGTGCAGCAGCCGTCGTG GGTGGTGTTTGCCAGCGTCCAGAGCTCTGGTGACAAGACATACATGCGcgatatgatgatgataaacaAGGACTGGCTCATAGAAACAGCCCCGCATTATTATAAACAAACGTAA